The DNA region ACGGGCACAGCCATGCTGAGGATCTGCACCACGGGCACAGCCATGCTGGGCACAGCCACGAGGATCTGCATCATGGGCATAGCCATGCTCACCACAGCCACTCGCATGGGGACTTCCACGGCCCCAGCGAGGCCGACTTTAGCCACCAGCCCAAGGAGGTCCGTGTTCCGCACTCAGCTGAGGGGTCCCCAAGCCACCAGCAGTTGCCTGGGAAGGAGAGGCAGGACTTGGTCAAGCTATGGACACACGTGAGTTCCCGTGTCAAACGTGGAGGTGCTGCCTTGCACGTGCTTGCACTGGCGTAACCCCCTGacagtctctctcctccccccctccccgtaaTCTCTGCAGGCCATCGGGGCCACCTTGCTGATCAGCGCCGCCCCCtacttcatcctcttcctcatccccgTGGAGTCCAACACTTCCCAGCACCAGGCCCTGCTCCGGCTACTGCTCAGCTTTGCCTCGGGGGGACTCCTGGGGGACGCCTTCCTGCACCTCATCCCCCACGCACTGGGTGAGCAGCACACAGATGGACTGGGACACGGGGCCTCTCACCTCTCAGGGTCCTAGCTCCAGtccggcctggggcagggggactggctggctcgggggcagGAAATGGGATACGGGGTGTTCCTCTCTTGGTAGGTGCCTGGGGTGCAGCCGAtctggctcagggggcagggaatgggcccTGGGGCCTCTTCCTTCTTGGGGGTCTGGTTACTcatctctgcccctttccctccccagtgCCCCATTCCCACTACGCAGAGGGCGGCCATGCCCATTCTCACTCCCCCACGGTGTCGGCTGGCCACGGTCACTCCCACCAAGGTGAGGccgggggaagtgggggcagtgggtgggggagggacagaccAGGGAAAGGGGGCTGTGGTTGGAGGCTTGTGTGGGGCAGCGTGAAGGGGGGCCCAGAAGGGCTAGGGTTTCTACGGAGAGCTGAAGTGGCTCATGTCTGTGactgggacaggggatgggggtaatGGCTATAGGGGAGGTGTAGTGGGGGGCAGGTTCGTGGGTTAgcactctttccccccaccctggcAAGTGATGGCAGTGGGACTctggtcctgggagggggctgtactgtggtgggggaaggggggctggcagtctctttcccagcctgcccccatcGTCTCTGCCCCCCAGGGCAGGATCACCAGCGGATGATGGCTGTGGGGCTCTGGGTCCTGGCTGGCATCGTAGCTTTCCTGGTGGTGGAAAAGTTTGTGAGACATGTGAAAGGGGGACATGGCCACGGGCACAGCCACGGCGGACACAGCCATGGTACGTACCACACGGGACACACACCATGGTTCCCCTAGCCACGGGCACagccggaccccccccccacacacacacacgcatggtTCCCACCCAGCCTTGGGCACAGCCATGGTACgtaccatccaggacctcccctccccatgtccccccagatcccctccccacatcccaaaccACACCCCCCCCAGATCCCCTACCCATCAGCAGAGCCACGGTGGCACAGCCACGGTACGTACCAGCTGGAacaccctcccccatctccagcacCCCCGGGAGCTCCGTCTGTTTTGCTGAACCAGGAGAAGGCGAAGGGGTGACGTGATCCCAGTCTCCATCCTGCCGGGCTCCCCAGTCTAGCCCAGGAAGGTCTAACGCCATCCACCGGCTGGGGAATGAGCCAGTGGAACCATTTCCCAGGGTCCTGGCAGATTCTCCACCCCAGCCGTATTTAACTCACGGTTGGCTGGTTCTTTCCTGGATCAGCTCTGGGGATTATcatggggcaggtctctggcctatgctgtacagggggtcagaccagtcccttctggcctggaatcCATGGATTGGAGTGGGCTTGGAAAGGAGGGGTCCATATAAGGGCCCTGACGGTCTGCAGGTGACCCTAGGGATCAGTGGGAGGGGTGCTGGTGGGTCCTGGACCCACATGAGTCCTCCTCCTGTCCATGGGCGGGCTCCCGGGAGAGGGACTCGAGCAGTCAGCTCTGACCCCCACACCTAGCCCCTGgtccacccacagctcccaaggCGAAAAGCAGCTCTGGCGAGGAGGACAATGGGCCCCAGGAGAGGAAGGCCGGCAAGGCGCGTGCCCCTGACAAGGCAGCCCCCAAGAAGAGGGGCCAGGAGTCAGAGGAGCGGACTCAGGAGTCCAGTAagttgttgggggtgggggggtgctggagggagggagctgggtcTGTGGGGGGGCACCATGGCACAGAGAGCATCTGGGGAAGGAtaagggaggggtgtgggggagagggtttgAGGGGGCTGTGATCAGGTTGGGGGGGTTTCAACTCTTGTCGCCCTGCCCCCAGCAATGAAGGTCTCTGGGTACCTGAACCTGGCGGCCGACCTGACGCACAACTTCACCGACGGGCTGGCGATCGGGGCGTCGTTCCTGGcgggggccggggtgggggccGTCACCACCCTCACCGTGCTGCTGCACGAGGTGCCTCACGAAGTGGGCGACTTCGCCATTCTCGTCCAGTCGGGCTGCAGCAAACGCAAGGTACAGCCCccaccctgggacccctgctgcccccacccccttgctaAACCCACCCCGGACCCCCCGCTGCTGCCTGTCCccgccctgggacccctgctgtcCCCATCCCCTTGCTAAACCCACCCCGGACCCCCCGCTGCTGCCTGTCCCCGCCCTgggatccctgctgcccccacccccttgctaAACCCACCCCGGACCCCCCGCTGCTGCCTGCCCCCGCCCTGggatccctgctgcccccgcccccttgcTAAACCCACCCCGGACCCCCCGCTGCTGCCTGCCCCCGCCCTGggatccctgctgcccccgcccccttgcTAAACCCACCCCGGACCCCCCGCTGCTGCCTGCCCCCGCCCTGggatccctgctgcccccgcccccttgcTAAACCCACCCCGGACCCCCCGCTGCTGCCTGCCCCCGCCCTgggatccctgctgcccccacccccttgctaAACCCACCCCGGACCCCCCGCTGCTGCCTGTCCCCGCCTTGGGACCCCTGCTGTCCCCGCCCCCTTGCTAACCCTGCCCCAGACACCCACTgctgcctgcccccgcccccctgtaTTCTCCTGCTGACCCTGCCTCAAACCCCCACTTGCCCTCCACTGACACCCCCCcggtccctctctctcccccgcagGCGATGAAGCTGCAGCTGCTGACGGCGCTGGGCGCCCTGGCGGGCACGGCCTGCTCACTGCTGGCCGAGGGCATCGGGGAGGCGGCCACGGCCTGGATCCTGCCCTTCACGGCGGGCGGGTTCATCTACGTGGGCACCGTGTCGGTGATCCCAGAGCTGCTGCGGGACGCGGCGCCCCTGCAGTCCCTgctggaggtgctggggctggtCTGCGGCGTCGCCATGATGGTGCTCATCGCGCACTACGAGTAGCAGGCCCCAGCGGGGGGCGCCTGGGGGGCAGTGGCGTGTGGACCCAGGCGTTGAGGATGGGACTCCGTGTGGacttcaggggtggggggtgtggtgGACCCTGGCATCCAggacacgggggggaggggagcgggggccagCTCTGCATGGACCCAGGTGTCCAGGATGGGGGGTGCTATGTGGGCTGTGGGGGCGGAAGCCACGTGAATCCTGGTGACCAGGGTGGAggacgtgcccccccccccccatcccagatgCTGGGTCCATCCAGAGCTTCCCCCCAGGGCGGGGGTGCTGCGtgagccctggggggcagggaggatgcAGTGTGTgccgtggggagggggtgggacggACACTGGTGTCCAGGTGCTGACACTCACTCTGGGATTGGGTGGTGGCGTGGACCCCGGTAGTGGGGCTGGCGCAGTGCAGGCTCCGAGGCTGGGTGAGACCTCGGGGCAGGCACCATACAGACTGCAGGGGTGTGAGGTGCCCTGTAGACACAGACAcctctgctggggggaggggggcagccgcACAGCCCCAGCAGCCAGGGATAGAGGATGGCCCAGACACCGCCGTGGGCGGAATCTCATTGGCCCCGGCCTCCGGGGGCATCATCTGACTTCCAGCTGAACAGGGGGGTGCGAACATGGGGCAGGGGAGATAATGTGCTGCTGCTTGATTTGTTTTCTGGGAGGGTCCAAAACCAAGTCCGTCCCCACCTCCCTGGCCCTGTGTCCCCCCTAGGAGTGAGATGGGGGGCAGCCGGGCCGCCCCTTCCTTTGGAAGGGGGAGCTTATGGAAGTGAATCCTCCGGGCCACATCATGGGCTGgtttggagaagatggggagaaAAGCCCCTGCCCTCTGGACCACATGGGGggctacatgggggggggggtttacccAGAATCCTTTGCTTCTTGGACCAGGTTTTATTGGGGCAGATTACCCAGAATTCTCTCCCACAACACACCCTGTGTGACCCCAAAGCAGCTATCCAGGCTAGTTCCATATGGGGCAgctgccctgaccccccaccaCACTGGGGACCAAAGGGACGCGGAGTGGGGCTAATCAAGACACTGCTAGGCAACAATGCCCTGACAGAGGTTATTTTGGAGGGGACTGGGGGTGATTCTGGGGTGCAGGGGCTTTGGTGATGGAGGGAACAAGCAGACCCAGTCgtctggggctgctgggggaagcgggggggatTGGCATGCGGACCCAGGCATCCGGACCTGGAGGAATTAGCACGAACTGCAGGTTCAAGGGGTGCCATgcggacccaggcatccggggcCGGAAGGTGAATCACAAGCACGCAGCTCAATGGTGTCCCTATTGAATGGTATGTCCTGGGGGAAGGGCTGTTAATTGGGGGTGACTTTGGAGCGTGGTGGTTGCGGGGTCAATTACTcccctgggggggcaggaaaggttTTATAAGGGGGGGTATATTTTTGTATATGATTTTGCTTTTGTATgggtgggctggggagtgggggcaggaggggatggggtggggccatgcaggACGACTATGTGGATGATTGTCGCAAAAATTGTGTCATTAATTAACGAATTAAACAATGATCTGAGGCGCTGTTGGTGCGAAGTCTGTATGTACTGGAGAGAGGGGCGGCAGTACCCCATGGACAGCAGGGGGcatggagtagggtgaccagtcagcaactgtgaaaaatcgggacagagggtggggggtaataggagcctatattagaaaaagaccccaaaatcgggactgtccctataaaatcgggacatctggtcaccctagcatggAGTGACCCCCTCACTGCCTGCTTCATCAGGGTCtggtcctggctcccaacccccgagcagggagagaacccaggagtcctagctcccaatccgccccccccccccccccgcagagaacccaggggtcctgcaaccccctcccgcctgcccccccccccattctgggCCGGGAGGACTCTGACCATAGAGTTCCCGCCTAGCGCTGCCGTCCCTGGGGCCCGCCCCCGCTCTATGATccccgcgccgccgcccccccccccactgtcatGGCGGCCCCTCTGCGGCTCCGCTCCACGCTGGCCCTGGTGACAGgtgcccccagcagggggcgctcgggggcggggcctgacCCCCCCCGGggatccagcccccctcccccatccagcatttgaggggctggggcaggttccTGGGGGGGGCCTGTGCAGGGGGGGCCCCGAGGCGGGGGGGGGCCCAGGGGGCATTTGGGGGATTTTGAGGAGTCcctgaggctggggggaggttcaTGGGGGGGCTCGGTGGGGGGGTGTTTCTGGGTCCCCCCGTCTCTGACCCTGGTCCCCCCATGGCAGGGGGGGGCAGCGGCATTGGTACAGGTatctgccggggggggggttctgggtcccccccacccccgtctctgACGCTGGTCCCCCCATGGCAGGCGGGGGCAGTGGGATTGGTACAGGTatctgcccggggggggggttctgggtccCCCCCGTCTCTGACCCTGGTCCCCCATGGCAGGCGGGGGCAGCGGGATTGGTACAAGTATCTGccggggggggttctgggggtcCCTAGAGGGGTTCTGGGTCCCCCCCCGTCTCTGACGCTGGTCCCCCCATGGCAGGCGGGGGCAGTGGGATTGGTACAGGTATCTGCCGGGGGGGGTTTCTGGGGGTCCCTAGAGGGGTTCTGGGTCCCCCCCCATCTCTGACGCTGGTCCCCCCATGGCAGGCGGGGGCAGCGGCATTGGCCGCGCTGTCTGTGCCCGGCTGGCTGAGGAGGGGGCGCTGGTGGCCGTGGCCGACCAGAATGAAGCGGGGGCTGCGGAGACAGTGCGGGGGCTGCCACGGGGGGAGCCCGGCCAGGAGCATGAGGCGTTCGGGGTGGACGTCAGCTCAGCCCAGAGCGTGGGGGAGCTCATGGCTCGGATCCAGGTAACGGGgctggagagaacccaggagtctgggctccCCCCACTGTAACCAATGGATTCCTGTCCCCTccagaggacccaggagtcctggctcctgccccatcactctaaccactaggccccactgccctccctgagaacccaggtgtcctgacaccCCTCCTGGCCTCCGGGAGAACCCAGGCTCCCtgatcctgccccccaccccactctaagCACAAGCCCCCACTGGTGTCTGGGAGAACCCAGgccccctgatccccctcccacactctaagCACAAGCCCCCACTGGCCTCGGGAGAACCCAGGCCCCctgatcccccccccacactctaaGCACAAGCCCCCACTGGCCTCgggagaacccaggcctcctgaccCCCTGTTGTCCCCAGGCCCGGTTCTCCGCCCCGCCCCGGGTCTGCGTGAGCTGCGCCGGAATCACCATGGACGAGTTCCTGCTCAAGCAGACAGAGGCGGCGTTCGACAAGGTGCTCCAAGTCAACCTCAAGGTACGGGGTCTccagatgggggcagggcagggcccccccagctgggcccccCCCAGGCTAACTtggtccccctctccccagggaacCTTCCTGGTCACCCAGGCTGTGGCACGTGGGCTGgtggagagcggagccccagggGGGTCCATCATCAACATGGGCAGCATCGTGGGCAAGGTGAGAGCTGCGAGCTTCCTCGGAGCAGTGTCCTGGGGGGATAGTGGGGGCTGTGAGCTTCCTCAGGACAGTGTCCTGGCGGGATAATAGGAGCTGTGAACTTCCCTAGAGCAGTGCTATGGGGGGATAATAGGGGCTGTCAGCTTCCCTGGAGCAGTGCCCTGTACTCACATGTCCCTCTCCCTGACAGGTGGGGAACCTGGGGCAGGTGAGCTACGCAGCATCCAAGGCTGGCGTGGAGGGGCTGACCAAGACCGCTGCCAAAGAGCTggccaggtggggctggggggggactgCAGGGTGGCAAGGGGGCAGGCTGAAGGGAGGAGGgcggggcaggctgagggggaggaCTGCAGGGCAAGGGGGCAGGCTGCGGGGTGGGCTGGGAAGGCTGTGGGTacaggctgggcagtgcagctcgGAGGCAGGCCGAGGAGGCCTGGGAAAAGTAGGGCAAATCatgggcagggggggcagggggatgatGTGGGGGGCTATTCTGGGAAGATGGGGGGCTGGAGCTTAGgctggggtggaggtttgggagGCATAGTTGGGGGCAGCTGGCGGTTGGGGGGAAGCAGGTCAGGGGGAGCTGTGGTGaccaggcaggggggctgccctcTCCCCCATGGTCCCCCCCAGGTTCGGGATCCGCTGTAACGTGGTGCTTCCCGGGTTCATCACCACCCCCATGACGGACAAGGTGCCTCCCAAAGTGCTGCAGAAGGTAACACCGGAGGGTCTGGGCCCcgtaactcccccaccccctccctcgtATCTGCCTCCCCCTGAGCCTCACAACCCCTCTCTGCCCCATATCTAcccaccccacaacccccctgccccatgttCCCCTCAGCCCCATAGTGCCCCTCTACCCCGTTATCCACATGTCCAGCCCACGTTTCCCTCTGAAGAACCTGCCCCGTATTCCCCCATCACCCTGgccccctcagccccctctgTTCCATACTTCCCCCagtgccctcctccccacagagccCGACAATCCCTCAGCACCCCTTATTCCTGCCCAGTACCCCCCATTGCTCCACAACCTAGGGGATGGGGGATATTGGGGCTGTGAGCTTCCTCAGAGCAGTGCCCTGGACGGAGCTATGAGCTTCCTCAGAGTGGTGCAtggggcgggggagtgggggcaCTATCTCCCCTGAGGCACCCAGCCCATAACCCTTtattaccccctcccccctgcaactcctctccttcccctgcagatccgtgccctgccccctggttcccccctttcccctggggtgcaggggggctccatGCTCACCAGCCatctctgacccctcccctcccgctgctcAGTTTGCAGGGATGGTGCCGTTGGGACGACTCGGGGACCCCAAAGGTGAGACCCCCGACTCAGGGTGCCCTGTGCAGTGGGGCTGGATCTGCTGggcgtggggaggaggggtgtggggcacAGTTCTGGGGGGTGCATGTATAGATTGGGGTACGGCGGGGTTGGGGCTGTGCACACTGATTTGGGGTGTTGCACAGAAGACTCCCCACTAGGGAAGGGGCCGTGGCTCCCACACGTGTGGCTGTTACTGACCCACCCCCCCTTCTGCCCTCAGAGGTCGCTGACGTCTGCGTCTTCCTGGCCTCAGACGAGAGTCGCTACATAACAGGGGCCAGTGTGGAGGTGACAGGTATGGGGCGGGAgtcaggagccaggactcctgggttctctccccggctcggggaggggagtgggggctgctgggttagagcggggtgggggctgggagccaggactcctgggttctatccccagctctgggagggaagtgggggttggagggttagagcaggggggctgggagccaggattcctgggttctctccctggcttggggaggggagtgggggctgctgggttaaagcaggc from Malaclemys terrapin pileata isolate rMalTer1 chromosome 13, rMalTer1.hap1, whole genome shotgun sequence includes:
- the SLC39A7 gene encoding zinc transporter SLC39A7 isoform X1: MSVTGKVVLILPLSSRDSRMVVPGRTQGRAGLYGPVAAMMVCAALIQITSSHEDLHHGHSHEDLHHGHSHEDLHHGHLHEDLHHGHSHEDLYHGHSHKDLHHGHSHAEDLHHGHSHAGHSHEDLHHGHSHAHHSHSHGDFHGPSEADFSHQPKEVRVPHSAEGSPSHQQLPGKERQDLVKLWTHAIGATLLISAAPYFILFLIPVESNTSQHQALLRLLLSFASGGLLGDAFLHLIPHALVPHSHYAEGGHAHSHSPTVSAGHGHSHQGQDHQRMMAVGLWVLAGIVAFLVVEKFVRHVKGGHGHGHSHGGHSHAPKAKSSSGEEDNGPQERKAGKARAPDKAAPKKRGQESEERTQESTMKVSGYLNLAADLTHNFTDGLAIGASFLAGAGVGAVTTLTVLLHEVPHEVGDFAILVQSGCSKRKAMKLQLLTALGALAGTACSLLAEGIGEAATAWILPFTAGGFIYVGTVSVIPELLRDAAPLQSLLEVLGLVCGVAMMVLIAHYE
- the SLC39A7 gene encoding zinc transporter SLC39A7 isoform X2, whose product is MVVPGRTQGRAGLYGPVAAMMVCAALIQITSSHEDLHHGHSHEDLHHGHSHEDLHHGHLHEDLHHGHSHEDLYHGHSHKDLHHGHSHAEDLHHGHSHAGHSHEDLHHGHSHAHHSHSHGDFHGPSEADFSHQPKEVRVPHSAEGSPSHQQLPGKERQDLVKLWTHAIGATLLISAAPYFILFLIPVESNTSQHQALLRLLLSFASGGLLGDAFLHLIPHALVPHSHYAEGGHAHSHSPTVSAGHGHSHQGQDHQRMMAVGLWVLAGIVAFLVVEKFVRHVKGGHGHGHSHGGHSHAPKAKSSSGEEDNGPQERKAGKARAPDKAAPKKRGQESEERTQESTMKVSGYLNLAADLTHNFTDGLAIGASFLAGAGVGAVTTLTVLLHEVPHEVGDFAILVQSGCSKRKAMKLQLLTALGALAGTACSLLAEGIGEAATAWILPFTAGGFIYVGTVSVIPELLRDAAPLQSLLEVLGLVCGVAMMVLIAHYE
- the HSD17B8 gene encoding (3R)-3-hydroxyacyl-CoA dehydrogenase, which translates into the protein MAAPLRLRSTLALVTGGGSGIGRAVCARLAEEGALVAVADQNEAGAAETVRGLPRGEPGQEHEAFGVDVSSAQSVGELMARIQARFSAPPRVCVSCAGITMDEFLLKQTEAAFDKVLQVNLKGTFLVTQAVARGLVESGAPGGSIINMGSIVGKVGNLGQVSYAASKAGVEGLTKTAAKELARFGIRCNVVLPGFITTPMTDKVPPKVLQKFAGMVPLGRLGDPKEVADVCVFLASDESRYITGASVEVTGGLFL